CTTTGGAATATttacaagtatatttctttcacGATATCAGCGTCACTTGACTCACTTCTGAGAAAGTGTCTATGTAACTTCATGTAAAAACGGCAGCTGATAAATTCGAGTTACAAATTGCCCGGATTGTTCGTACACAGATCATTCGTACTCTTAAGCTTAAGCTGAACTTTCAAGTAGACACAACTTCGTAATTGGTTTCActgtttgtgtatttttatacttTACAATACAGCTTCGTACATGTCCATCAcggcttttgtttgtttttacaattCTTCCCAATGGCCATTGTCCTCTTGTCGTACTTTCGTCAAACACTAGCACAATATCACCTACACGTAAATCTGTGGTCTTTCTTTGCCATTTTTGTCTCTGTTGTATAGCTGGTAAGTATTCTCGTATCCATCTTCTCCAGAAAACGTTAGAGAGATATTGCACCTGCTTCCACCATCGTTTTACATATGTGTCATTCTTATTATATATTCCCCTTGGAATACTACTGTTAGTCTTCATTAGTAGTAGCATATTTGGTGTGAGGGCAGACATGTCTTCAGGATCATCGCTAACCTTGGTTATTGGTCTATCGTTCAGGATTCTTTCAGTTTCTGTCATCAGCGTAACTAATTGTTCATCTGTGAGCAATTGTTGCCTGACCAACGCTTTTAAAATTGTTCGTGTGGAACGAATCATCCTTCCCCAGGCTCCTCCTCTATGACTCGCCTGAGGCGGGTTAAAGTGCCATTCTATTTCCTTTTCTGTCATATATTTCCCTATTGCTGAAGAATTCCATTCTTGTATCGACTGTCGCAGCTGACGATCGCCACCTACAAGATTCGTGCCATTGTCACTATACACCTTCTTTGGATATCCTCTGCGACAGGTAAAACGTTGAAATGCTGCGACGAAGGAGTTAGTTGTCAAACTATGACAGACCTCCAGGTGTACCGCTCTAGTTGAAAGACAGGTAAAAAGACAGCCATATCTTTTCACATGTGTGCGACCTTCTTTTACAATCAGTGGACCAAAGTAATCTATTCCAACGTAAGTGAAAGGGGGTTCATCTGGTGTCGTCTGCTCTTCAAGAAGAGGCCCCATCTGTTGTTGTAGCAGGGGGGAGTGTTGTCGTCTGCACACCATGCAACTTCTCACTACACCTTTTACAGCACTCAGTCCTTGAACTATCCAGTACTTCTCACGCGAGATTGCAAGTACCTGTTGTTTTCCGGCATGACCGTTATTCTCATGAATATGTCgaattattaattttgtaatagtGTGCTTGCTTGGTAGTATAATGGGACATTTACTCAGGTTTCTAGATTGTATACGTCCTCGTACTCGGATTAGTTTGTCACACATTTTGGGGTTTAGAGATGCAATGCTGCTATCAGTTCTGACTGGCTTGAATTGTTTCAAGTTGTTCTCATTTGCGAATGTGTCCTGTTGTACATGTATCAATAATTCATGTTCTGCTTTCTGGATTTCCGCTAATGTTAAGTTTCCTTCGTCCATGTCAAGTTCGTGATTTAAGTATTTCTGTCTGCAAAATACCTTGTATCTAAGTAACCACGCGACTGCTCTTCTAAGTTTAGTCCAACTTGAGTAGCGATCAATGATATCATCTAGACTTCTATTAGTCACTGTGATGTTTATCTTGGCTTCTCTCTTCACTTCTGTATCATCGTCGGTTACTTCCGGTGCAAGCTGATTCTGTGGCCACTGAGTATGATCTTTTCTTAGAAAATCTGGTCCATTTAGCCAAATATGTAGATTCTTAGTGTCATTCGCATGTATGCCTCTTGAAGCTATATCTGCGGGATTCGACTTTGTGTCAATATGGCGCCACAGGTCTGGTGAGGTAGTATTATGTATAATGCTGAGTCTATTGCCAACGAATGTCTTGAACCGTTTTGATACGTTCTTTATGTATCCTAATACAATCATAGAATCAGTCCAGAAGGTAACTTGATCAATCTTTATATCTAGTTCATCGGACAACATCGCATAAATACGGCAAGCGACAACAGCTCCGGATAACTCAAGACGTGGTATAGACATCTGTTTGATCGGGGCTAAACGAGATTTTCCTATGACTAGAGAACATGTTACATTGTCATAGGTATCAACAAATCGAAGGTAAGCACAGGCTCCATAGGCGGTTTCGGATCCATCACTAAATATATGCAGTTCCGTAGATTTAACACAGTCACTTGGTCGGAAACAGCGGTTTACAGACACATTCTCCAGACAAGGTAAGGTTGATAACCAGGTTTGCCATTCATTGTTGATGCTCTGTGGTATCTGGTCATCCCAGCCGATCTTCAGTCTGCACAGGCTCTGTATTATAGCTTTAGCTTGAAGTGTTACGGGCGAGACGAGTCCCAGTGGGTCGTATATTGAACTTACAACTGACAGAATGCCGCGTCTCGTGAGTGGCTTATCAGACAGCTTGACTTTAATCTGGATTCTGTCGTCGTTACATTCCATTGTACACCAAGTGCTCGATTACATGGTAAAGTTTCGTCTAGACTCAGATTGACGACAGATGGTTCGAGTTCAGATTCTGGAATAGCGTTCAGTACAGCCCTACTGTTACTTAACCACTTCGTAAGTCGGAATCCGCCTAACTTCATTAGTGTTTGCAGATCTGTAGCCAGCTTGATAGCTTTATCATCCGTTTCTACAGACTTCAGACAATCATCGACATAAAAATCTCGTTCTACTGTAGAAACCACTTCCTTTCCAAATAAACGGGCATTGTCGGTTGCAGTACGCTTTAAGGCATATGCTGCACAACTGGGTGATGATGTAGCTCCAAACAAATGTACCTTCATACGATAGCACTTTGGCTGCTGTATGATGTCACCACCAGGCCACCATAGAAATCTTAAAGCATCACAGTCTTCTTCCATAACACGCACCTGGTGAAACATTGCTTCAATATCTGCGGCTAGAGCTACCTTCTCTTTCCTAAATCGTATGAGAACTCCTACTAGACTGTTCATTAAGTCCGGTCCTTGAAGTAATTGGCTGTTCAGTGAAATGCCGTGGTGCTTAGCAGCACAATCGAAAACTACACGTACTTTGCCTGGCTTGTTCACATTTGTTACTGGATGGTGTGGTAAGTACCATGTACGTCTAGAAATATTTTCAAGGCCATCTTTTACCTCTTCTGCGTATCCTTTCTCAATAATTATAATCATTCAGGGATgttgtatacattttatgtaattcCGGGTCACGTGACAGTTTACGTTTCAGTTGTTGTAGGCGTACTTGGGCAAGAGCTATGTTGTTTGGCAAGGATGCATTCTCCTTCCTCCATGGTAATCCAATTTTGTAGTGACCATCTTCATGGGTAAGAGATGATTCCATAATCTGCAGAGCATGTTTGTCTTCAACAGACATAGAGTCCTTTTCATTCAATGATCTATCATTAAATTCTGTATTCCACATTCTTTCCAGTTGCTGTTGCAGTGACACGTCTCTGGATTGTTCAAAGTGGACATTTACGGTATTAGGCTCACAAATGTCTTGAACTGGACCACGTACTGCCCATCCTAACCGTGATCGCACGGCGTACGGTTGATCAATGTTTCCTGAACGCACTTCGAGTGGAATATGTGCAGCTGGAGAATCTGTACCGATCAGTAGCATAACATTGTTTGTGTCAATTTGCGGTATGTCTATATCTGATAAGTAGGGTAATTTCTTTAAGTCAACATTTACTGCTGCGGATCTTGTTGAGATTGGAAGCTCCTTCACTGACCACACCTTGGAAAGTGTCACTTCTTCATTTCTGTTTTCGTCCACCGCCATTACAGTAAGATTTATTTCCTGTCCGTGAATGGTACTACTTGTTGAGTTTACCGTTGAAATATTGAATGTAACAGGTTTACTTGTGACGTTCAAAGACTGTAACAACCTCTCATCACATAAGGTTTTATCTTCACCGTCATCTAACAGAGCGTATGTTTGacagaaatttccattttcagcATTCACAATAACTGGTATAATTCCTAAACAGTTCTTCACATTTGAGTTCTTCACAGATGCACAAGTCACAGCTTGTGTCGCCGAAGATTCAGGATTGGGTCTGCTCCAACTATGTAACAACATGTTATGTTTCACTTCGCAACCGGGTACTGTACATGACTTTGGTTTTCTGCAGTTGCTAGATGAATGGTTGCCTTTCAAACAGTTGTAACACAACTTGAATTTTCGCACCAGTTCTTTTCTCTCATTTAGACTCATCGATTTAAATTTGCTACATACAGATACATCCAGgcagttaccatggcaacaacgGCACTTTCTTTCGTTTCTTCTCTGATCAGTATTACTGTGTGTGGTCAATGTAGTTACATCTTTTACAGGCTTTGTACCATGCGGTTTACCGGAAGTTGACTTCGCTGTTCGATTTTCTTTAATGAGATCGATTCCATACATTGAACTGGCAACACGTGATTTCTCATCAACGAATTTCACTAAGTCGGTAAAATGTACTTCCCTGCCAGATTCGTTAATTACGTGTGCTATATCAACCCATTTCACTCTCAGATGCATAGGCAACCGTTTCACAATTCGCCTCAAGTTTTCAGAATTATCTACATCCGAATTATATCCTAGTTGCGATAAAGTTATTTCACACCTTTGCATTTCTAATGCCAATTTTGATAGTTCGTCTGTATCAGATGCTGCTATCTGTGGACCGTATACCAACTTTTCAATATATGTTCTAGCGATCACGTGCGGCCTTCCATAACGTGAGAACAAGATGTCACGTGCGCGCCTGTATCCTTCACTGGGTTCCAACAAAACACAATCTTCAATACAACACTTTGCTTCACCGTAACAGTACTGTATTAAATAGCTCAACCTAAGTCTATCATCGGTAATTTTACTTTCGATATTAGTTTCGAAGTTTTTGACGAACTTACAATATTCAGTTGGCTTGCCGCTAAATGTCAGTAATTCCGGTTTCGGAAGATTGAACCCTTCCTGAAGTGTAGATGCAAGTTTCTGGAACGCTATGTCTATTGTAGAAACACTAACCTCGGAGTTCATATTGTTTATAGAATGCGCACTCTTAGCCTCATCTTGATTATGCCCGTGATCACGTGCACTGCTACACAtatcattataatttatattccTTCCGGTAGAAGACGTACTTGCTGTCGTATGGGTTTTAGGCGGAAGAATATAATCACTGTCTGTACCTGTCACATTTCCAGTAACGGAAGTTGTTTCACCGGAAGTAGAATGTTGTACTGTTGTCTGAGACTGGACTTCTAAGTTCACTCCATTCTCTTCCTGTACAGCTTGTTGCCATACTGATTCTTCTAATTGCGCTTCTTCAAGTTCAGACTGTTGATCTAGTAATTGTTGTTTCATTTGTAGTTCTACGCGTGCGCGCTCTAATTCTTgctttttatttaacattttaattttatgttccgCAATTAAACGTTTAGCTTTCGCGCTTCTTAATCTGGAGCGCGAGGACACTGTTGAAGATGAACTAACATGGCTGACTGAAGAACAGGCGTCATTATTATCATCAGGCGTTTTCTCAGAAGAAATCCACTGTGAAAATCTTTCCCGGAATTCAACAAAGTTCTTATAACAGCTTTCATAGTTCATTTCTCATTTAGATACAACTTCTGAGCACACATTCAAACACCGTAAATGAGCAGATTTAAATTGTTCAAATCGCTcacatattttactgtataaagtTTTGACAGTTTCTTCATTGTCGTGCGAGATCATGTGTCGTTCTATTTCATTGTATAATTTCGTCATCTGTGACAACTGGGCTGTGCGCGCACGTTTTGCGCTGTCAAATCCCTCGTGCGTCGGAATGGATTCATTTCCGGTAGCCATCTTCTTCGTTTACACAACATACACCGTAAATCGAGAATTGTTCGGGAACTTGGATACCACAGTAAAAAACGAGTATGCGCTGATTCACTTTACAATTTTATTCTCTAGCGTAGCGATTCTCTGAAATTACAaacaattatacatataataaaaagtatatttaaatcacaggtaaaaacatatattcaacaATATATTCAAAGCGACAGTTACATTTCTTACGCAAATATCTctaattaaatttcttaaatacgCTAAATAGTATTCaagtgcaaatatttaataagcaacctttataaaacaaaacactcaATTTCAATTAGATAAATCTTACCGATTTTTGATCTTTACCAAGTTTTACATCAAGTTCCtgaattgaaatatatgtttgcGCTAACGGAAGCGACgttcaaaacaataacaacagaaaatgatgacgtcgacgtcaatgTTTGGACGTCGCGTAAAAGCACGTTAGAAAAGGCGGTAAAGACgtaaattcaaattagaaatGTAATACGTTTCTAACAATAGTAATCGAGATAGTCAGCCAAATGATTACAGTAGTAGAAGCTCCCACTGTCAAAAGTTTGCTGATGACTTGGATGAAAGCTTGGTAGAGTTTGTCCGACGTACAACTTAAAGGTTTTACAAAAGTGGGTTCAAACCGAGTAGAACGGAAGATAGAATGTATGTTACAAACTGCGGACTTAAGGTCTCAAAACTGTCAATTTTTAGAAACTGCGATTATACGTGTCAATGTAGAGGATAACGGGAAAGCTGATGCCAAGACCAATGACCATTATGTTTTGCTGAGAGGCGTAGTTTGCCGTCCGTGGCTCTCCAGTAATGTATACAAAAGCAAGAACAGTGGGTTTGAGAACAGTTACCCGAAGCAGTACAAATCCGATGTATGGAATAACAGTTATAACCACGAACATAACTTTGAATCAGTGTTTTAGCTGGGGATACCGGTGTCTTatcgtaaaaatatttttaaatgacttcCACACTAAGATTGTTCGTATCATTTAGGTTTGTCGAAACATACGGTCGCCTTGGTCACTTTTACTTTTCCGCATATAGaagaaactttaacaaaaatatgttctTCTTTGTTCAAAATTCTGTTCCTTtcggaaaaaaatatcatttattatgcaaaagtttttttaaacattttggcaTTGAACGTCTGCCTTATTATGAAAAGTTCTGATAAATAAAAGTACACAATACTTAGAAATCGTTTCAGACCTGGACGTAAAATGTAAGGTTCTTTGTGTGTGGCTATAGGGAAATTAGATAAGATAAGACAAATCAATATAAAGCAATTAATATTAATAAAGAGTGTGAAATGAAACATAGCTTCTAAACGACATGCAATGATTTAATAGAGAGCAAAACACTATTTTTGAGAAAattcatttcgattctaacacgttattaaGAATTATGTACGCCCTTAACGGGATCCGCCAAATTAGTTTCTTTTTCCTGCGAAATTACGCAAATAAATAATTTGTCAGTTAGAATGATATATCAAATTACAGTAAAACCTAGGATATCGAATTTCGTATTTGCCGTTTGGCAGAAAATTTATTACTTCAAAACTTCCTTGTAttcagattgtttgtttgtttgtttttgtttgtttaggttTAAACGTCGTTTTACAACAGTATatcaattatgtaacggcgggcagttaacctaaccagtattccttgATTAAGAagcagtacaaaccttttctcgacaagttactgccaacttccccacaggaatcagaggtggaggaagaatgatttcagattTAATGTCTAATGTCACTATCACAACGTGACGGAGAAAATATGGCTCGAGCTTATGACCCCGAGATCCGTTGATCTGCGCTCTCCCAATTGAGCTAAGTGTGCGGGCTATACATTCAGGTTGAGATTAGGTTAGTTTAATCATATTGTATTTGctctttacatatttaca
The DNA window shown above is from Mercenaria mercenaria strain notata unplaced genomic scaffold, MADL_Memer_1 contig_1427, whole genome shotgun sequence and carries:
- the LOC123560088 gene encoding uncharacterized protein LOC123560088; the protein is MNSLVGVLIRFRKEKVALAADIEAMFHQVRVMEEDCDALRFLWWPGGDIIQQPKCYRMKVHLFGATSSPSCAAYALKRTATDNARLFGKEVVSTVERDFYVDDCLKSVETDDKAIKLATDLQTLMKLGGFRLTKWLSNSRAVLNAIPESELEPSVVNLSLDETLPCNRALGVQWNIGWDDQIPQSINNEWQTWLSTLPCLENVSVNRCFRPSDCVKSTELHIFSDGSETAYGACAYLRFVDTYDNVTCSLVIGKSRLAPIKQMSIPRLELSGAVVACRIYAMLSDELDIKIDQVTFWTDSMIVLGYIKNVSKRFKTFVGNRLSIIHNTTSPDLWRHIDTKSNPADIASRGIHANDTKNLHIWLNGPDFLRKDHTQWPQNQLAPEVTDDDTEVKREAKINITVTNRSLDDIIDRYSSWTKLRRAVAWLLRYKVFCRQKYLNHELDMDEGNLTLAEIQKAEHELLIHVQQDTFANENNLKQFKPVRTDSSIASLNPKMCDKLIRVRGRIQSRNLSKCPIILPSKHTITKLIIRHIHENNGHAGKQQVLAISREKYWIVQGLSAVKGVVRSCMVCRRQHSPLLQQQMGPLLEEQTTPDEPPFTYVGIDYFGPLIVKEGRTHVKRYGCLFTCLSTRAVHLEVCHSLTTNSFVAAFQRFTCRRGYPKKVYSDNGTNLVGGDRQLRQSIQEWNSSAIGKYMTEKEIEWHFNPPQASHRGGAWGRMIRSTRTILKALVRQQLLTDEQLVTLMTETERILNDRPITKVSDDPEDMSALTPNMLLLMKTNSSIPRGIYNKNDTYVKRWWKQVQYLSNVFWRRWIREYLPAIQQRQKWQRKTTDLRVGDIVLVFDESTTRGQWPLGRIVKTNKSRDGHVRSCIVKYKNTQTVKPITKLCLLESSA
- the LOC123560089 gene encoding uncharacterized protein LOC123560089, with protein sequence MNYESCYKNFVEFRERFSQWISSEKTPDDNNDACSSVSHVSSSSTVSSRSRLRSAKAKRLIAEHKIKMLNKKQELERARVELQMKQQLLDQQSELEEAQLEESVWQQAVQEENGVNLEVQSQTTVQHSTSGETTSVTGNVTGTDSDYILPPKTHTTASTSSTGRNINYNDMCSSARDHGHNQDEAKSAHSINNMNSEVSVSTIDIAFQKLASTLQEGFNLPKPELLTFSGKPTEYCKFVKNFETNIESKITDDRLRLSYLIQYCYGEAKCCIEDCVLLEPSEGYRRARDILFSRYGRPHVIARTYIEKLVYGPQIAASDTDELSKLALEMQRCEITLSQLGYNSDVDNSENLRRIVKRLPMHLRVKWVDIAHVINESGREVHFTDLVKFVDEKSRVASSMYGIDLIKENRTAKSTSGKPHGTKPVKDVTTLTTHSNTDQRRNERKCRCCHGNCLDVSVCSKFKSMSLNERKELVRKFKLCYNCLKGNHSSSNCRKPKSCTVPGCEVKHNMLLHSWSRPNPESSATQAVTCASVKNSNVKNCLGIIPVIVNAENGNFCQTYALLDDGEDKTLCDERLLQSLNVTSKPVTFNISTVNSTSSTIHGQEINLTVMAVDENRNEEVTLSKVWSVKELPISTRSAAVNVDLKKLPYLSDIDIPQIDTNNVMLLIGTDSPAAHIPLEVRSGNIDQPYAVRSRLGWAVRGPVQDICEPNTVNVHFEQSRDVSLQQQLERMWNTEFNDRSLNEKDSMSVEDKHALQIMESSLTHEDGHYKIGLPWRKENASLPNNIALAQVRLQQLKRKLSRDPELHKMYTTSLNDYNY